The following proteins are co-located in the Rhodothermales bacterium genome:
- a CDS encoding UTP--glucose-1-phosphate uridylyltransferase, translating to MSILVDIIRASDPENRDRSLDSVCRGASAEMLHAECVALDRFRRQSANLYERVRALFFLYAIHRFHLPRRYEGEKPGHIPHEGVNHLLKRRFEEALEIFLTAQRNQGPSDALSSALASAYHRLAFQTLADQVRRSVRSVRGNQWMFRIGHPADHPLRIRPELVNRSSRDALFPIIRETTPVRMDLTHSGWSDIFFLGMDFPEGARVLNVSVDLSVRGENGQTTPKPPIETYFRVIDEPILRLVSVDLNAVADISTLAEVFDFARDHLGLLKAAVIASGIVPPGMEGASQPLSDLLEKLVGPGLGIEIVSQVNDIPKGSRLAVSTNLLASLIAVCMRATDQTRSLTGTLREEERRTVAARAILGEWLGGSGGGWQDSGGIWPGIKLIEGVNAVEGDPEFGVSRGRLLPHHMILEKGDVARDTSKRLQDSLVLVHGGMAQDVGPILEMVTEKYLLRSDKEWRWRQAAIKLLDDIVRSLRDGDVKSIGAITQRNFDWPIQTIIPWASNYYTESLIDQVRKEFGDDFWGFWMLGGMSGGGMGFIFDPKKKKLAVERLQAIMNNTKTRLEKAIPFAMDPVVYDFAINEAGTEAQLMQGDDALMPPRYYVLVVPILVRRATRELTRSRRTELDRFGVASKTRPELAGVVAGLVDRLLPHEEESDGETQSLDELLERYGFDRYQHEQIRADLRSGRIGLAQNRLPAQSRIDDVEPNDVFDARLELPPPYQTIGLDAMQQGAVAVVTLAGGVGSRWTKGAGVVKALNPFAKIGGLHRNFIEIHLAKSRRVSREVGTHLPHVITTSYMTHGPIKEHLDYMGHYGYAGPLMLSPGSNVGLRLIPMERDLRFAWEEMPQQLLDEQAQKVRESGRAALINWVRQAGEGSDYTDNLPQQCLHPVGHWYDVLNIFKNGVLADLLEIRPQLKYLMVHNIDTLGASIDAGILGYHIEQSATLTTEVITRQIEDKGGGLARVDGHLRLVEGLAMPREDIEYRLSFYNTSTTWIDIDRLLRTLLLTRSDLSRPARVAEAIRELGSHIPTYVTLKDVKKRWGKGQEDVFPVTQFEKLWGDMTALPELDTRFVSVPRMRGQQLKDPGQRDGWLRDGSAKYVERLCDWGEE from the coding sequence ATGAGCATACTGGTCGACATCATCCGCGCGAGCGACCCGGAAAACCGTGATCGTTCGCTCGATTCGGTTTGCCGCGGCGCGTCGGCGGAGATGCTGCATGCGGAATGCGTGGCGCTGGACCGGTTCCGCCGGCAGAGCGCCAACCTCTACGAGCGCGTCCGCGCGCTCTTTTTCCTGTACGCGATCCACCGCTTCCATCTGCCGCGCCGCTACGAGGGCGAAAAGCCGGGGCACATCCCGCACGAAGGCGTCAACCACCTCCTCAAGCGCCGGTTCGAGGAAGCGCTCGAGATCTTCCTGACGGCCCAGCGGAATCAGGGCCCGAGCGACGCGCTGTCGAGCGCGCTGGCCTCGGCCTACCACCGCCTGGCGTTCCAGACCCTGGCCGACCAGGTTCGGCGCAGCGTGCGCTCGGTGCGGGGCAACCAGTGGATGTTTCGGATCGGCCACCCGGCCGACCATCCCCTGCGCATCCGTCCGGAACTCGTCAACCGATCCTCCCGCGACGCCCTCTTCCCGATCATCCGCGAAACGACCCCGGTCCGCATGGACCTCACGCACAGCGGGTGGAGCGACATTTTCTTTCTCGGGATGGACTTCCCGGAAGGCGCGCGCGTGCTCAACGTATCGGTCGATCTCTCCGTCCGCGGCGAGAACGGGCAGACGACGCCGAAGCCTCCGATCGAAACCTATTTCCGCGTGATCGACGAGCCCATCCTGCGGCTCGTCAGCGTCGACCTCAACGCCGTAGCGGACATCTCGACGCTCGCCGAGGTGTTCGATTTCGCCCGCGATCATCTCGGGCTCCTCAAGGCCGCCGTCATCGCCTCGGGCATCGTGCCGCCGGGCATGGAGGGGGCGAGCCAGCCGCTGTCCGACCTGCTGGAGAAGCTGGTCGGCCCCGGGCTCGGCATCGAGATCGTCAGCCAGGTCAACGACATCCCGAAAGGCTCCCGCCTCGCGGTGTCGACCAACCTGCTGGCCTCGCTCATCGCGGTCTGCATGCGCGCGACCGACCAGACGCGCTCGCTCACCGGCACCCTCCGCGAGGAGGAGCGCCGGACCGTGGCTGCGCGCGCCATCCTGGGCGAATGGCTGGGCGGCTCCGGCGGCGGATGGCAGGATTCGGGCGGCATCTGGCCGGGCATCAAGCTGATCGAGGGCGTCAACGCCGTCGAGGGCGACCCGGAATTCGGCGTGAGCCGCGGCCGGCTCCTGCCGCACCACATGATCCTCGAAAAGGGCGACGTGGCGCGCGACACCAGCAAACGGCTGCAGGACAGCCTCGTGCTCGTGCACGGCGGCATGGCGCAGGATGTCGGCCCCATCCTGGAGATGGTGACCGAAAAATACCTGCTGCGGTCGGACAAGGAGTGGCGCTGGCGCCAGGCGGCCATCAAGCTGCTCGACGATATCGTCCGCTCGCTGCGCGACGGCGACGTCAAGTCGATCGGCGCCATCACCCAGCGAAACTTCGACTGGCCGATCCAGACGATCATCCCCTGGGCGAGCAATTACTACACGGAATCCCTCATCGACCAGGTGCGGAAGGAATTCGGTGACGATTTCTGGGGATTCTGGATGCTGGGCGGCATGTCCGGCGGCGGGATGGGCTTCATCTTCGATCCGAAGAAAAAGAAGCTCGCCGTCGAGCGCCTCCAGGCGATCATGAACAACACGAAGACCCGGCTCGAAAAGGCCATCCCGTTTGCGATGGACCCCGTGGTGTACGACTTCGCCATCAACGAAGCCGGCACCGAGGCGCAGCTCATGCAGGGCGACGACGCGCTGATGCCGCCCCGGTATTACGTGCTCGTCGTGCCCATCCTCGTGCGCCGCGCCACCCGCGAGCTGACGCGGTCGCGGCGGACGGAGCTGGACCGCTTCGGCGTGGCGTCGAAGACGCGCCCCGAACTCGCCGGCGTGGTGGCCGGCCTCGTCGACCGCCTGCTGCCGCACGAGGAGGAGTCCGACGGCGAAACCCAGTCGCTGGACGAGCTGCTCGAACGTTACGGCTTCGACCGGTACCAGCACGAGCAGATTCGCGCCGACCTGCGGAGCGGGCGCATCGGGCTGGCGCAGAACCGGCTGCCGGCCCAGTCGCGCATCGACGACGTGGAGCCCAACGACGTGTTCGATGCCCGCCTTGAGTTGCCGCCGCCGTACCAGACCATCGGGCTGGATGCGATGCAGCAGGGCGCCGTGGCCGTCGTCACACTCGCCGGCGGCGTCGGCAGCCGATGGACGAAGGGCGCCGGCGTCGTCAAGGCGCTGAATCCCTTCGCCAAGATCGGTGGGCTCCACCGCAACTTTATCGAGATCCATCTGGCCAAGAGCCGGCGCGTGTCGCGCGAGGTGGGCACGCACCTGCCCCACGTCATCACGACGAGCTACATGACGCACGGCCCGATCAAGGAGCATCTCGACTACATGGGCCACTACGGCTATGCCGGCCCGCTGATGCTCTCGCCGGGCAGCAACGTCGGGCTCCGCCTCATCCCCATGGAGCGCGACCTCCGGTTCGCCTGGGAAGAGATGCCCCAGCAGCTGCTCGACGAGCAGGCGCAGAAGGTCCGCGAGAGCGGCCGCGCCGCGCTCATCAACTGGGTCCGCCAGGCCGGCGAGGGGTCGGACTATACCGACAACCTCCCCCAACAGTGCCTCCACCCGGTCGGCCACTGGTACGATGTGCTGAATATCTTCAAAAACGGCGTGCTGGCGGACCTGCTCGAAATCCGCCCGCAGCTCAAATACCTCATGGTGCACAACATCGACACGCTCGGCGCGAGCATCGATGCCGGCATCCTGGGGTACCACATCGAGCAGAGCGCCACCCTCACGACCGAGGTGATCACCCGGCAGATCGAGGACAAGGGGGGCGGCCTCGCCCGCGTCGACGGCCACCTGCGCCTCGTCGAAGGCCTGGCCATGCCGCGCGAGGACATCGAATACCGCCTGTCCTTCTACAATACGAGCACGACCTGGATCGACATCGACCGGCTGCTGCGGACGCTCCTGCTGACGCGCTCCGACCTGTCGCGGCCGGCGCGCGTCGCCGAAGCCATCCGTGAACTCGGCAGCCACATCCCCACGTACGTGACGCTCAAGGACGTCAAGAAGCGGTGGGGCAAGGGCCAGGAGGACGTCTTCCCGGTCACCCAGTTCGAGAAGCTCTGGGGCGACATGACGGCGCTGCCGGAACTCGACACCCGGTTCGTCTCCGTGCCCCGCATGCGCGGCCAGCAGCTGAAGGATCCCGGTCAGCGGGACGGCTGGCTTCGCGACGGGTCGGCAAAATACGTCGAGCGCCTCTGCGACTGGGGCGAGGAGTAG
- a CDS encoding TonB-dependent receptor — translation MKHMLLQIALLAALDAAAQTSLEGRVVSGDAPVPFASVGVRGTTLGAAANLDGFFVLPSLPAGGYLLVVSAVGYVTEELAVEVRPGQTNRVEIALREATIEAGDIVVTGTLIETYVKDSPVKVDVIAARFLEKIPTANVMDVLQQVNGLYQQIDCAVCGTNNIRINGMDGPYTAVLIDGMPIMSSLATVYGLNGISPALIKQVEVIKGPISTLYGSEAMGGVINIITKSPQTAPRFSINTFATSDAEYAVDLGVVPSLGRIASLLSATFFHNDRFLDDNGDDFADLTLNTRVSLFGKTSFADRRGRQRLDLSSRYYVEDRLGGTRAFIERFSDALRGSDTFYGETIRTRRLELLGSYYFSDAAGAKLSFAYNDHRQDSYYGRDSYQASQSTGFVQGLWPLQLNARHAVLLGSALRLQRYDDNTGSTGRYDAGGELVRNRPDDRFIPGLFAQHEAVWGPAVRTLAGMRLDYQGDAGVIASPRISVMVSPGERSTARLNLGTGFRVVNLFTEDHAAYSGARATILLEDLKPERSVSGTLSLQHILPLGIRPLTIDLEGFYTYFTNKIEPNYETAGLILYRNLAGSATTRGLSLTLSQSMGDLPLSYTAGITWMDVFVRESGGRMPLEFAPSFQGAFNATYRLLGGLAIDYTANLTGPMKLPEYAPPFSRPAWSPTYSVHNLQVTKDLDLPGGSLVQAYVAVENLFGYTQPAPLIDPQNPFGDRFDTAYVYGPIHGRCLGAGVRLMVR, via the coding sequence ATGAAACACATGCTGTTGCAGATCGCCCTGTTGGCCGCTCTGGATGCCGCCGCTCAGACCTCACTCGAGGGACGCGTCGTCTCCGGCGACGCGCCGGTCCCGTTCGCCAGCGTGGGGGTGCGCGGCACGACGCTCGGCGCGGCGGCCAATCTGGACGGATTCTTCGTACTCCCTTCGCTGCCGGCCGGCGGGTACCTGCTGGTCGTCTCCGCAGTGGGCTATGTCACCGAGGAGCTCGCCGTCGAGGTGCGCCCCGGGCAGACCAACCGCGTCGAGATCGCGCTTCGAGAAGCCACCATCGAGGCCGGCGATATCGTGGTGACGGGCACCCTCATCGAGACGTACGTAAAGGACTCGCCGGTCAAGGTGGACGTGATAGCGGCTCGTTTTCTCGAAAAGATACCCACGGCCAACGTCATGGACGTGCTTCAGCAGGTGAACGGGCTGTACCAGCAGATCGATTGCGCTGTTTGCGGCACCAACAACATTCGCATCAACGGCATGGACGGCCCCTACACGGCGGTGCTCATCGACGGCATGCCCATCATGAGCAGCCTGGCCACGGTGTACGGGCTGAACGGGATCAGTCCGGCCCTGATCAAGCAGGTCGAGGTGATCAAGGGACCGATCTCCACCCTGTACGGTTCGGAGGCCATGGGCGGCGTCATCAACATCATCACCAAGAGCCCGCAAACGGCGCCGCGTTTCTCCATCAACACCTTTGCGACCAGCGACGCGGAATATGCCGTCGACCTGGGCGTCGTGCCGTCGCTGGGGCGCATCGCGTCCCTCCTTTCGGCGACCTTCTTTCACAACGACCGGTTTCTGGACGACAACGGGGATGATTTCGCCGATCTGACCCTGAACACGCGCGTGTCGTTGTTTGGCAAGACGTCGTTCGCCGACCGGCGCGGCCGGCAGCGACTCGACCTGTCGAGCCGGTATTATGTCGAGGACCGCCTCGGCGGGACGCGCGCATTCATCGAGCGTTTCTCGGACGCCCTGCGCGGCTCGGATACCTTCTACGGCGAAACGATACGCACGCGACGCCTCGAACTCCTCGGCTCCTACTATTTCTCCGACGCCGCCGGCGCGAAGCTGTCGTTCGCCTACAACGACCACCGGCAGGACAGCTACTACGGACGCGACAGCTATCAGGCCTCCCAGTCGACGGGCTTTGTACAGGGCTTGTGGCCCCTCCAGCTGAATGCACGGCATGCCGTGCTGCTGGGCAGCGCCTTGCGCCTGCAGCGATACGACGACAACACGGGGTCAACGGGGCGTTACGACGCGGGAGGCGAGCTGGTCCGCAACCGCCCCGACGACCGGTTCATCCCCGGGCTCTTCGCGCAGCACGAAGCCGTGTGGGGACCGGCAGTCCGTACGCTGGCCGGCATGCGGCTGGACTATCAGGGGGATGCCGGCGTGATCGCGTCGCCCCGGATCAGCGTCATGGTCTCGCCCGGCGAGCGCTCGACCGCCCGCCTCAACCTGGGCACCGGCTTCCGGGTCGTGAACCTGTTCACGGAGGATCACGCCGCCTATTCGGGGGCGCGGGCCACCATCCTCCTGGAAGATCTGAAACCCGAGCGCTCGGTCAGCGGCACGCTGAGTCTGCAACACATCCTCCCGCTCGGCATCCGTCCGTTGACGATCGATCTGGAAGGATTCTATACGTACTTCACGAACAAGATCGAGCCGAATTACGAGACCGCCGGCCTCATCCTCTACCGCAATCTGGCCGGCTCGGCGACGACGCGCGGCCTCTCGCTGACCCTGTCGCAGAGCATGGGCGATCTACCCCTCTCCTATACCGCCGGCATCACGTGGATGGATGTCTTCGTGCGTGAATCCGGCGGGCGGATGCCGCTCGAATTCGCCCCGTCGTTCCAGGGCGCCTTCAACGCGACCTACCGCCTTCTGGGCGGGCTGGCCATCGACTACACGGCCAACCTGACCGGGCCGATGAAGCTGCCGGAATACGCACCCCCCTTCAGCCGGCCGGCGTGGTCGCCCACGTACAGCGTCCACAACCTGCAGGTCACGAAAGACCTGGACCTGCCCGGCGGCTCGCTCGTGCAGGCGTATGTGGCCGTGGAGAACCTGTTCGGCTACACACAGCCGGCGCCGCTGATCGACCCGCAAAACCCGTTTGGCGACCGTTTCGACACCGCGTATGTATACGGTCCCATCCACGGCCGCTGCCTGGGCGCGGGGGTTCGGCTGATGGTGCGGTAA
- a CDS encoding FG-GAP-like repeat-containing protein — translation MRTAGLILFLFLAGCQAPDLPEPGSDAYRETVTAFYKSIASVQSGEGAGAETNLRRAAERAPGEPALWYNLGLLALRSNNFDEGRQLLEKARTLAPENSRIVLLLGVLASNEAEADSAMARFREAIALDPGNDKARYALVQEIQRLGNPSLDAEAAQQLEAILVRHPANQAVLIERLRIAAAREDADAAERMLATLAGLSGRWPAEATQTLDELRQALSAGTFQAARVQTGFLRNLLLGTFSYRQDLSVVQTPLEAIGDLMTSFVWLPAPAPEPAPADVQLAYRAEPIDHAAAVRWTDAVSMTGETMEPILIEGGELVAGGRRYAVADVIGADDRFGVATLDFNYDFRNDIAVAGPGGVALFRQDSLGAFTRVTLPGSYTDVWAADVDSEGDIDLVLAVPGAPPRVLRNNGDGTFAPLPAFADVGEARAFAWADMDGDGDPDAVFADAAGALHAYLNQRLGQFAYRALDAGEAPVRALAVADLDADAVMDVIALDEAGNLTSWTAHEEDGTWERRAVASWPAPPSGAARLFAGDLDNNGAIDLAASIGDATRIWLAEAPGQLVVLPSGVDAATAAIADLTGDGLLDLLALASDGAPQRFVASSPRDYAWQVIRPRAGQALGDQRINAFTIGGEVELRAGMLFQKAPITAPIVHLGMGEHTTSDVIRLIWPNGDIQSEFDLEAGASVFTPQRLKGSCPWLFTFDGHDMRFVTDFIWRSPLGLRINAQETAGVVTTEDWVKIPGEALAPRDGVYDVRITAELWETHFFDHVSLLVVDHPEDTEVFVDERFAIPAPAMEVQVMDRPRPVARVVSDRGDDLTDLARERDGRHLAFFGPGAYQGITREHAIEIDLGDDFPAGAPASLVAFGWVRPTDSSINVAISQGAVRPQGLSLDVDDGQGGWRMVRENLGFPAGKTKTVLIDLTGLIDPGAPRRIRLRTNLEIYWDQIQWAAHRPDAAVETRRLDPEVADLRYRGFSALRMPDRTSPETPAYDELESTGPRWRDLVGYYTRFGDVRELLAGVDDRYVIMNAGDEMRFEFQAPASPRAGWKRDFVLIGDGWVKDGDYNTVFGKTVLPLPSHADAAYDRAPTRLLDDPVYQRHAADWQTYHTRYVGMERFRDALLAGR, via the coding sequence ATGCGTACCGCAGGCCTGATCCTCTTCCTCTTTCTCGCCGGCTGCCAGGCTCCCGATCTCCCCGAACCCGGCAGCGACGCCTACCGGGAGACGGTTACCGCCTTCTACAAAAGCATCGCCTCGGTGCAGTCCGGCGAGGGCGCCGGCGCGGAGACGAATCTGCGCCGGGCCGCCGAACGCGCGCCCGGCGAGCCGGCGCTGTGGTACAACCTGGGCCTGCTGGCGCTGCGGTCCAACAACTTCGACGAGGGCCGCCAGCTGCTCGAAAAGGCGCGCACGCTGGCTCCGGAGAACAGCCGCATCGTACTCCTGCTCGGGGTGCTCGCCTCGAACGAGGCCGAGGCCGACAGCGCCATGGCGCGTTTCCGGGAGGCCATCGCGCTGGACCCCGGCAACGACAAGGCCCGCTACGCGCTGGTCCAGGAAATCCAGCGCCTGGGCAACCCCTCCCTCGATGCGGAAGCCGCACAGCAGCTGGAGGCCATCCTGGTGCGGCACCCGGCCAACCAGGCGGTCCTCATCGAACGGCTTCGGATCGCGGCAGCCCGGGAAGACGCGGACGCCGCCGAGCGCATGCTCGCCACGCTCGCCGGCCTGTCCGGGCGTTGGCCCGCCGAGGCGACGCAGACGCTCGACGAACTCCGCCAGGCCCTGTCCGCAGGGACCTTCCAGGCCGCCCGTGTGCAGACCGGCTTCTTGCGAAACCTGCTCCTCGGCACCTTCAGCTACCGGCAGGACCTGTCGGTCGTGCAGACCCCGCTGGAGGCCATCGGCGACTTGATGACGTCGTTCGTGTGGCTGCCGGCGCCGGCGCCCGAACCGGCCCCCGCGGACGTGCAGCTCGCCTATCGGGCGGAACCGATTGACCACGCCGCGGCCGTGCGCTGGACCGACGCCGTCTCGATGACCGGCGAGACGATGGAGCCGATCCTGATCGAAGGCGGCGAACTCGTCGCCGGCGGCCGGCGGTATGCCGTCGCGGATGTGATCGGGGCGGATGACCGCTTCGGTGTGGCGACGCTGGACTTCAACTACGACTTCCGCAACGATATCGCGGTAGCCGGCCCGGGCGGCGTCGCGCTCTTCAGGCAGGATTCGCTCGGCGCCTTCACCCGGGTCACGCTCCCGGGGTCGTACACCGACGTCTGGGCCGCCGATGTGGATAGCGAGGGCGACATCGACCTCGTCCTGGCCGTCCCGGGCGCGCCCCCGCGCGTCCTGCGCAACAACGGCGACGGGACGTTTGCGCCGCTGCCGGCCTTCGCCGATGTCGGCGAGGCGCGGGCCTTCGCCTGGGCCGATATGGATGGCGACGGCGACCCCGACGCGGTCTTTGCCGACGCCGCCGGCGCCCTGCACGCCTACCTGAACCAGCGCCTGGGGCAGTTCGCCTACCGGGCCCTCGATGCGGGGGAGGCGCCGGTACGCGCCCTCGCCGTGGCCGACCTCGACGCCGACGCCGTCATGGACGTGATCGCGCTGGATGAGGCCGGCAACCTGACGTCATGGACCGCGCATGAGGAAGACGGGACATGGGAGCGCCGCGCGGTGGCGTCCTGGCCGGCTCCTCCGTCCGGCGCGGCCCGTCTCTTCGCCGGCGACCTCGACAACAACGGCGCGATCGATCTCGCCGCATCCATCGGCGACGCGACGCGCATCTGGCTGGCCGAGGCGCCGGGGCAACTGGTGGTGCTGCCTTCGGGCGTCGATGCCGCCACCGCGGCCATCGCCGACCTGACGGGCGACGGACTGCTCGACTTGCTCGCTCTCGCGTCCGATGGCGCACCGCAGCGGTTTGTGGCATCCAGCCCGCGCGACTATGCCTGGCAGGTCATCCGACCCCGCGCCGGGCAGGCGCTGGGCGATCAGCGCATCAACGCCTTCACGATCGGCGGCGAGGTGGAGCTGCGCGCCGGCATGCTGTTCCAGAAAGCCCCCATCACCGCACCCATCGTGCATCTCGGGATGGGCGAGCACACCACGTCGGACGTCATCCGCCTCATCTGGCCCAATGGCGACATCCAGAGCGAATTCGACCTCGAAGCCGGCGCCTCCGTCTTCACCCCTCAGCGGTTGAAGGGCTCCTGTCCCTGGCTCTTTACGTTCGATGGCCACGACATGCGGTTCGTCACCGACTTCATCTGGCGGTCGCCGCTCGGGCTGCGGATCAACGCCCAGGAAACCGCCGGCGTGGTGACCACCGAGGACTGGGTCAAGATTCCGGGCGAGGCCCTTGCGCCGCGCGACGGCGTTTATGACGTCCGCATCACGGCCGAGCTGTGGGAGACGCATTTCTTCGACCATGTTTCGCTCCTCGTCGTCGATCATCCCGAGGACACGGAGGTCTTTGTCGACGAACGCTTCGCGATCCCGGCGCCGGCCATGGAGGTGCAGGTGATGGATCGGCCGCGACCGGTCGCCCGGGTCGTTTCCGACCGGGGCGACGACCTGACGGATCTGGCGCGCGAGCGGGACGGCCGGCACCTCGCTTTTTTCGGTCCGGGCGCCTACCAGGGCATCACGCGGGAGCACGCCATCGAAATCGATCTGGGCGACGATTTCCCCGCCGGCGCGCCGGCGTCGCTCGTTGCCTTCGGATGGGTGCGGCCCACGGACAGCTCGATCAACGTGGCCATCAGTCAGGGCGCCGTGCGCCCGCAGGGCCTCAGCCTCGACGTCGACGACGGGCAGGGGGGATGGCGGATGGTGCGCGAAAACCTCGGCTTCCCGGCCGGCAAGACCAAGACCGTGCTCATCGACCTGACCGGCCTCATCGACCCCGGCGCTCCCAGGCGCATCCGGCTCCGCACGAACCTGGAGATTTACTGGGATCAGATCCAGTGGGCCGCGCACCGGCCGGACGCCGCGGTCGAAACCCGCCGGCTCGATCCCGAAGTCGCCGACCTGCGTTACCGCGGCTTCTCGGCGCTGCGCATGCCGGATCGGACGTCCCCCGAGACGCCGGCCTACGACGAACTGGAGAGCACCGGACCCCGCTGGCGCGATCTCGTCGGCTACTATACCCGCTTCGGCGATGTCCGCGAGCTGCTCGCCGGCGTCGACGATCGCTACGTCATCATGAATGCCGGGGATGAAATGCGGTTTGAATTTCAGGCCCCGGCGTCGCCGCGGGCCGGCTGGAAGCGAGATTTTGTCCTGATCGGCGACGGATGGGTCAAGGACGGCGATTACAACACGGTCTTCGGCAAAACGGTGCTGCCGCTGCCTTCCCATGCGGATGCGGCGTACGACCGCGCCCCGACGCGCCTGCTCGACGACCCCGTGTACCAGCGCCACGCAGCCGACTGGCAGACGTACCATACGCGATACGTCGGGATGGAGCGGTTCCGGGATGCGCTGCTGGCCGGGCGGTGA
- a CDS encoding sugar phosphate nucleotidyltransferase, which translates to MKITKAVITAAGKGQRNLPLQTLIDRDGTEKSVLHIIIEEALRGGVEEVCIVVRPGDEAAYIAVSGDHAGRLHFVHQKEPRGYGHAVYCAREFTGADPFLHLVGDHLYISRSGTGCAARLVEAAHKEQCSISVVQATRENLLPYYGTVGVQRISSWPNLYRVEHVVEKPTPTEAEQRLVVPGLRTGHYLCFFGMHVLTPTIMDILGQKLEDRNGRSPVSLSEALADLCHREQYLAMETEDWRYDVGVKYGLLNAQLAIALSGKDRDEVLSRIIELLAIRELGSTSLGETA; encoded by the coding sequence ATGAAGATTACCAAGGCCGTGATCACGGCTGCCGGCAAGGGACAGCGCAACCTGCCCTTGCAAACGCTCATCGACCGGGACGGCACCGAAAAGTCGGTCCTGCACATCATCATCGAAGAAGCCCTCCGGGGCGGCGTCGAGGAAGTCTGCATCGTCGTCCGTCCGGGCGACGAGGCGGCCTACATCGCGGTGTCGGGCGATCACGCCGGCCGGCTGCACTTCGTCCATCAGAAGGAGCCGCGCGGCTACGGCCACGCCGTCTACTGCGCGCGCGAATTTACCGGCGCCGATCCCTTCCTCCATCTCGTGGGGGATCACCTCTACATCAGCCGCTCCGGCACGGGATGCGCCGCGCGGCTCGTCGAGGCGGCCCACAAGGAGCAGTGCTCGATCTCGGTCGTCCAGGCGACGCGCGAGAACCTGCTGCCGTATTACGGGACGGTCGGCGTCCAGCGCATCTCGAGCTGGCCGAACCTCTACCGCGTCGAACACGTCGTCGAAAAACCCACGCCCACCGAAGCCGAACAGCGGCTGGTGGTGCCCGGGCTTCGCACCGGCCACTACCTGTGTTTCTTCGGCATGCACGTGCTGACGCCGACGATCATGGACATCCTCGGCCAGAAACTTGAGGACCGAAACGGCCGCAGCCCGGTCTCGCTCTCCGAAGCCCTCGCCGATCTCTGCCACCGCGAGCAGTATCTCGCCATGGAGACGGAGGACTGGCGCTACGACGTGGGCGTCAAATACGGCCTGCTCAACGCGCAGCTCGCCATCGCCCTGAGCGGCAAGGACCGCGACGAGGTGCTGTCGCGGATCATCGAGTTGCTCGCCATCCGTGAACTGGGATCGACTTCGCTGGGAGAGACGGCATGA
- a CDS encoding thioredoxin fold domain-containing protein, with translation MIHLLAYLLLTTPAYDIALPDTVSWRSLGAAFEESAQTNKPILVYIRAPWCGPCARMERDVFPAVSPALALFTPAALRIDDGAARHRIGGELLSEQAWANRLGAEATPTLVFLAPDGAVITRTSGFVDADSLGLLLAYVGTGAYRHRKFGAYVEHVTGGRIP, from the coding sequence ATGATACACCTCCTCGCATACCTCCTCCTGACGACGCCGGCGTACGACATCGCTTTGCCAGATACCGTGTCATGGCGCTCGCTGGGAGCGGCGTTTGAGGAGAGCGCACAGACGAACAAACCGATCCTGGTCTATATCCGGGCGCCGTGGTGTGGACCCTGCGCGCGGATGGAGCGAGACGTTTTCCCGGCGGTTTCCCCGGCGCTTGCCCTCTTCACGCCGGCCGCGCTGCGGATAGACGATGGGGCTGCGCGGCACCGCATCGGCGGGGAGCTGCTCTCCGAACAGGCGTGGGCGAACCGACTCGGCGCCGAGGCCACGCCAACGCTCGTCTTCCTGGCCCCCGACGGCGCCGTCATCACGCGCACGTCGGGTTTTGTCGATGCCGACTCGCTGGGCCTGCTGCTCGCGTATGTCGGGACGGGCGCCTACCGCCATCGGAAGTTTGGCGCCTATGTCGAACACGTCACCGGAGGAAGGATCCCATGA